The Medicago truncatula cultivar Jemalong A17 chromosome 4, MtrunA17r5.0-ANR, whole genome shotgun sequence genome includes a region encoding these proteins:
- the LOC25493880 gene encoding protein CANDIDATE G-PROTEIN COUPLED RECEPTOR 2 isoform X1, translating into MSRNAEAPEAQIDVGDLNLNCNVHDTFVAASSVLFVLYLALKAKKNINSLCNGGSYIIASYYALLWIVTLLNLAWSFLQAWQCSPGKELAWNALTLFTTSGMLYLEISLMAFLLNVNYMNGMEAQALVHTSIVSGIIVLVDTLLKAIYVFGFGVPLFNRNVGSTHTIKWGLWTVHKLLLAAAYGFILFEHFSKWREKLPPRPTFYNYVVVMFIFSAITLFACGLAGIGAGLGNWLYDFTVLCYHSLYLPFLYATFLADFFQEEDFLLDNAYYSEMKDAGFFDAEWE; encoded by the exons ATGTCAAGAAATGCGGAAGCTCCTGAGGCTCAAATCGATGTTGGAGATCTGAATTTGAACTGCAATGTACACGACACATTCGTTGCTGCTTCATcggttttgtttgttttgtatcTCGCTTTGAAAGCTAAGAAGAATATCAATAGCCTCTGTAATGGTGGTTCTTATATTATTGCTTCCTATTATGCCCTTCTTTGGATTGTTACCCTTTTGAACCTTGCCTGGTCTTTTCTTCAG GCATGGCAGTGCTCTCCTGGAAAGGAGTTGGCATGGAATGCGTTGACATTGTTTACGACATCAGGTATGCTGTATCTAGAGATAAGCTTGATGGCTTTCTTACTAAATGTCAACTACATGAATGGCATGGAAGCTCAAGCTCTAGTACATACTTCCATTGTATCAGGAATTATTGTCTTGGTGGATACCCTTCTTAAG GCAATATATGTTTTTGGATTTGGGGTCCCATTGTTCAATCGCAATGTTGGAAGCACTCATACAATCAAGTGGGGTTTGTGGACAGTACATAAGTTATTGCTTGCTGCAGCATATGGCTTCATTTTATTTGAACATTTCTCTAAATGGAGAGAAAAACTGCCTC CAAGGCCAACATTCTACAACTATGTCGTCGTAATGTTTATATTTAGTGCAATTACTTTGTTTGCTTGTGGGTTGGCGGGAATTGGTGCTGGCCTCGGCAATTg GTTGTATGATTTTACTGTACTATGTTATCACTCTTTATATCTTCCATTTCTTTATGCAACTTTTCTGGCAGATTTTTTCCAA GAGGAAGACTTTCTTTTGGACAACGCATATTATTCTGAGATGAAAGATGCTGGATTCTTTGATGCTGAGTGGGAATAA
- the LOC25493880 gene encoding protein CANDIDATE G-PROTEIN COUPLED RECEPTOR 2 isoform X2, translated as MSRNAEAPEAQIDVGDLNLNCNVHDTFVAASSVLFVLYLALKAKKNINSLCNGGSYIIASYYALLWIVTLLNLAWSFLQAWQCSPGKELAWNALTLFTTSGMLYLEISLMAFLLNVNYMNGMEAQALVHTSIVSGIIVLVDTLLKAIYVFGFGVPLFNRNVGSTHTIKWGLWTVHKLLLAAAYGFILFEHFSKWREKLPRCMILLYYVITLYIFHFFMQLFWQIFSKRKTFFWTTHIILR; from the exons ATGTCAAGAAATGCGGAAGCTCCTGAGGCTCAAATCGATGTTGGAGATCTGAATTTGAACTGCAATGTACACGACACATTCGTTGCTGCTTCATcggttttgtttgttttgtatcTCGCTTTGAAAGCTAAGAAGAATATCAATAGCCTCTGTAATGGTGGTTCTTATATTATTGCTTCCTATTATGCCCTTCTTTGGATTGTTACCCTTTTGAACCTTGCCTGGTCTTTTCTTCAG GCATGGCAGTGCTCTCCTGGAAAGGAGTTGGCATGGAATGCGTTGACATTGTTTACGACATCAGGTATGCTGTATCTAGAGATAAGCTTGATGGCTTTCTTACTAAATGTCAACTACATGAATGGCATGGAAGCTCAAGCTCTAGTACATACTTCCATTGTATCAGGAATTATTGTCTTGGTGGATACCCTTCTTAAG GCAATATATGTTTTTGGATTTGGGGTCCCATTGTTCAATCGCAATGTTGGAAGCACTCATACAATCAAGTGGGGTTTGTGGACAGTACATAAGTTATTGCTTGCTGCAGCATATGGCTTCATTTTATTTGAACATTTCTCTAAATGGAGAGAAAAACTGCCTC GTTGTATGATTTTACTGTACTATGTTATCACTCTTTATATCTTCCATTTCTTTATGCAACTTTTCTGGCAGATTTTTTCCAA GAGGAAGACTTTCTTTTGGACAACGCATATTATTCTGAGATGA
- the LOC25493881 gene encoding PLASMODESMATA CALLOSE-BINDING PROTEIN 3: protein MAFATLALALLLFPFTAIPSSANWCVCKDGADAILQKTLDYACGAGADCNPLHTNAPCYNPNTVRAHCSYAVNSYYQKKGQQALACDFAGTATVVTSDPSVSGCAYPSSASGSGTSTTSPSTGTGTGTGMGTTPSTSTGTGTGTSTGTGMGTGTSTGATGNTPYSTTAPGGVLGGIGSGMGPSGAGGMNDDSHGGLRLVDTSFLSIPLFSVFIMFWWG from the exons ATGGCTTTTGCTACTCTTGCACTTGCACTTCTTCTTTTTCCCTTCACCGCCATTCCTTCAA GTGCTAATTGGTGCGTGTGCAAGGATGGAGCTGATGCAATCTTGCAAAAGACCTTGGACTATGCTTGTGGAGCTGGAGCTGACTGTAACCCTCTTCATACAAACGCTCCTTGTTACAACCCAAACACCGTTAGAGCTCATTGTAGCTATGCTGTGAATAGCTATTACCAGAAGAAGGGTCAACAAGCACTAGCTTGTGACTTTGCAGGAACAGCTACTGTTGTTACATCTGATCCAA GTGTTAGTGGCTGTGCCTACCCTTCAAGTGCCAG TGGTTCAGGCACTAGCACAACAAGCCCATCGACAGGTACCGGAACAGGCACCGGCATGGGAACCACCCCATCGACAAGTACCGGCACTGGCACTGGCACCAGCACGGGCACTGGCATGGGAACTGGCACCAGCACGGGTGCCACTGGTAATACTCCATACAGTACAACAGCTCCTGGTGGTGTGTTAGGAGGTATAGGCAGTGGTATGGGGCCTTCTGGTGCTGGAGGAATGAATGATGATAGTCATGGTGGTCTTAGACTTGTGGACACTAGTTTCTTATCAATCCCTCTCTTTTCTGTCTTTATTATGTTTTGGTGGGGTTAA